Proteins found in one Cheilinus undulatus linkage group 9, ASM1832078v1, whole genome shotgun sequence genomic segment:
- the tmem17 gene encoding transmembrane protein 17B: protein MELPDTIRRRLEDFSRNVLFDQNRTQTITKENDTFLPHDKRVLSGLHLQMSLYFNMWFFPLWWISETVMLHLKYSALTDYYKFILVTVLILMTLIEAIRLFLGYSGNLQEKVPELAGFWLLSILLQFPLILFLLFNEAILIQPLERAVHIVLALFILSQALSGFVALRDMVKHTQSQFHLRQFD, encoded by the exons ATGGAGCTGCCGGACACAATCAGAAGACGATTAGAAGACTTTTCTCGAAATGTATTGTTCGACCAGAATCGGACGCAAACTATCACAAAGGAGAATGACACGTTTTTGCCTCACG ACAAGCGGGTTCTGTCTGGTCTCCATCTCCAGATGTCTCTCTACTTTAACATGTGGTTCTTCCCTCTGTGGTGGATCAGCGAAACTGTAATGCTGCACCTCAAG TATTCTGCCTTGACAGACTACTATAAGTTCATCCTGGTAACTGTTCTCATCTTGATGACCTTGATTGAGGCCATCAGACTCTTTCTTGGTTATTCAGGGAACCTGCAAGAAAAG GTCCCAGAGTTGGCAGGATTTTGGCTGCTGAGCATCCTGCTGCAGTTTCCACTgatcctgtttctgctctttaatGAAGCCATCCTCATACAGCCGCTGGAGCGGGCTGTTCACATAGTGCTCGCCTTATTTATACTGTCACAG GCTCTCTCTGGTTTTGTGGCTCTCCGTGACATGGTCAAACACACTCAGAGCCAGTTTCATCTCCGACAGTTTGACTGA